From the Mesorhizobium koreense genome, the window GCCGTTGCCCATCGCCTTGCCGAAGCAGGACAAATCAGGGGTAATGCCGTAGAGATGCTGCCCGCCGCTGGCATGCCAGCGGAAGCCGGTGATCATTTCGTCAAGGATGAACAATGTGCCTTCGCGACGGCAGATTTCCTGGACGCGGTGCAGGAAGCCGTCCACCGGCTCGTCGCTTCTCGCCGGCTCCAGGATGAGCGCGGCGATCCTGCGGGGATAACGAAGGAATAGCGCCTCGACGCTCGCAACGTCGTTGTAGCGGAAAGTAAGGGTGAGGCGGCGTGTCGCGCGCGGGACGCCGGCGTTCATCGGCGTCGTGCCGATGAACCAGTCGTCGGTCGAGAAGAATGGGTGGTCGCCGCAGCACGCGACGAGATCGCGCCCGGTATAGGCGCGGGCGAGCCGGACGGCGCCGGAGGTGGCATCGGAGCCGTCCTTGCAGAATTTCACCATCTCCGCGCCATGGACGATACGAAGGAACGTTTCTGCGCAATCCGCTTCTATTCGCGCCGGACGCACGAAATTGCTACCGCCCTTCATCGCGGCCATCGCTGCCTCGAGGACAGGCGGGAAGGCATGACCGAGGCCGACGGTGCGGTTGCCCATACCAAATTCAATAAACTCGTTGCCGTCGACGTCCCAGACGCGACAGCCCTCGCCTCTTTCAATGAATCCCGGGGCCAAGACCGGATATTGATCGTCGCCTTTCGCGTAGGTATGGGCGCCGCCGGGGATGAGCCGGCGCGCCCTTTCCCGAAGACGCTCGGACTGTGCGAATTCCGAAACCATAAGACCTGCCATGTGCATACATCCCCTCGAAATCCTGGCACGGGAGTTTAGGCAAAGCGCATCCGGTTTCGCCGCAGGAAAACGAATAGAGCGCGTAGCGCTAAAGATGTAGCGCCCTGTAACACTCCGCATGAGGCTCAAGGGGCGCCACCCCCTTCGCATCCCCGAACACCGGCCAGCGCCATACAAATCAAGAGAGCGCGCCCTCTTCGATAGCCGGCGGGACTATTCCGGACCGGGGACCTAAGCCCGCCGCATTACCTCTAATGCCATTCTTGCGGACAGGCTGTCGCGCTTTGCAGAATGCTGGAAACGACAAGGCGGTCTGGCAGATGTCGATGCCGAACAATTCCCCGAACATAATCTCTCCGCGGCGAAGCTTTTTCATCATCCGGCCGGAAGGTGGGATACCTGATCCGTTCACGATACCCGGCGGTGGAACACCCTTGCTCGACATGCCGGTGGATGGCGCCTTTCTGACCGGCGCGATCGAAATTCCGGCAGCAGGCCGGCTGCCGCTTGGGAGCAAGGCAAAAAGGCTGATGGACATTCTTGTGGCGACGCTCGCGCTTATCCTGGCCGCGCCAATAATGCTCGTGATCGCCGCGTTCATACTGGCGGCGGATGGCCGACCGGTCATCTTCGCTCACAGGCGCATAGGCTTCGCCGGCAGGCCCTTCGACTGCTACAAGTTCCGCACCATGCGGCCCGACGCTTCCGAAGTGCTGCAGAAGTATCTCGCAGACAATCCGGACGGCGCTCGAGAGTGGCGCGAGAGGAAGAAGCTGAAGCATGATCCAAGGATCACGCTGTTCGGGAAGCTTCTCAGGGTCTCGAGCCTCGACGAACTGCCGCAGTTCTTCAACGTGCTGCGCGGGGAGATGAGCTGCGTCGGGCCACGCCCGATCGTCGCCGAGGAGTTGCCGCTCTATGGTACTTCCGTCAGTGACTATCTGAGCGCCCGGCCCGGCATTACAGGCCTGTGGCAGGTGAGCGGCAGAAGCAGCATCGGCTATGCCGAGCGCGTTGCGCTGGATTCCCGGTATGTGCGCAACTGGTCCCTTCATCGCGACCTCCTGATCCTCTTGCGGACCGCCTTTGCCGTCGTCCGCGTCGATTACACTTCCTAAGCCCGTTCTGGAGCCGGTTATGATCAAGCAGATTTGGATTTCTCTGGCCCTGCTGGCCACGCTCATCGCACCGGCTCAAGCGGCGTTCCTGTGGGGCGCGAACGGGCATCCGTTCTACGCCTATCCGGGAACCTCGATCAAAGAGCAGTTCGACCTCCTCGCCGATCTCGGCATGAAGTCCTACCGGGTAAACATCTCGGGCATGGACAAGGCCGACGAACTGGCGGCGGTAGTCGCGGAAGGCAAGAAGCATGGCATAGCCGTCCTTCCCGTCATCACGCCGGGCGGCCTCGATAGCGATGACCCGAAGGTACTTTATCAGCGCGCCTTCGACCTGGCGGTCGGGCTCATCTCGCGCTTCAAAGGTGACATCCGGATATGGGAACTGGGCAAT encodes:
- a CDS encoding glutamate-1-semialdehyde 2,1-aminomutase, which codes for MAGLMVSEFAQSERLRERARRLIPGGAHTYAKGDDQYPVLAPGFIERGEGCRVWDVDGNEFIEFGMGNRTVGLGHAFPPVLEAAMAAMKGGSNFVRPARIEADCAETFLRIVHGAEMVKFCKDGSDATSGAVRLARAYTGRDLVACCGDHPFFSTDDWFIGTTPMNAGVPRATRRLTLTFRYNDVASVEALFLRYPRRIAALILEPARSDEPVDGFLHRVQEICRREGTLFILDEMITGFRWHASGGQHLYGITPDLSCFGKAMGNGFSLSALAGKREFMRLGGLDHSDLPRVFLLSTTHGAETHAMAAGIATMEIYRTQPVIEHLNRQGSKLKAGMEEAAQRHGIDAFVYPVGRPCCLTYATLDRDGNPSQSFRSLLLQETIRRGILMPSLVVSYTHQDADIDYTLEAIDGALEVYARALQDGAERYLVGRPSQTVYRRFNQNGQPPRAVYARKSA
- a CDS encoding sugar transferase, encoding MPNNSPNIISPRRSFFIIRPEGGIPDPFTIPGGGTPLLDMPVDGAFLTGAIEIPAAGRLPLGSKAKRLMDILVATLALILAAPIMLVIAAFILAADGRPVIFAHRRIGFAGRPFDCYKFRTMRPDASEVLQKYLADNPDGAREWRERKKLKHDPRITLFGKLLRVSSLDELPQFFNVLRGEMSCVGPRPIVAEELPLYGTSVSDYLSARPGITGLWQVSGRSSIGYAERVALDSRYVRNWSLHRDLLILLRTAFAVVRVDYTS